Genomic segment of Citrus sinensis cultivar Valencia sweet orange chromosome 7, DVS_A1.0, whole genome shotgun sequence:
acaaaatcaataaacaaagaacaagaagaagaaattgaattattgaagTGAAGTGATCATCGTTATCTCTTGTTCCATTGAATTTAAGTGGGGACTAATTGAAGTAGAAGCATGAGTGTGCATGCCTGCTTGTTGATAtttctttgtcaaaaaaatacttttggACCACCCAcaatgatgaatttttttccaCAATATGCAAAGGTTATCGTTTTAAACAGTTAACACAGTAGTAGgttatataaaaagaaattagagtaaaattataattgcaCTACAACGATGAAGTTAAGGtctaatttcaataataagaGTAGTTTTCTAAAGGTTTAGGCTCTAAATTCGAATTTCAATATATGCTTgggttaattaaaaaaaaatagtttacaTGGATGAATAGTtggtttaattaataaattcttttaagtggtataaaaaattgaagttttgAATCTCGATGAATCAATACACGCTACACAGAAGACAAAATTAACTTGTGTGATATTATACACATTTATAATATCTACAATGGATCGCTTCTCTTTATTTTGGTGGGTTTCACCTATAATTGCAGCATTTTGATAAACTACATGGGGTTCAATAATGGGTAAACAATGGTTTCTAAGAATTCTTCGACACACCAAGAACTGGCTTCACATTCACTTTTCtatgctttttttttgcttttcattTAAGCTCAATTGGTTGGTCAATGAAATCAATCTTATTTCTAACCATGAATGATGAATCAGATCAATTACATGTTCCATCCTAGCTAGCTACCCAAACAGCGTAGGCCCCAAAGCCTACTAAATAATGGAGAGGAATAAATCCTGAATTAGATTGGGCATTTCATGGAAGGAAGCTAGCAAATTTTCCCGCACTCCTGTCTTAATGCAGAGatatcaataaatattttgatctGATTTTGGTGTATGCATGTATAGCAGGTCGGGTTCTATGAAGGaggaaaagatttaatttgcCGATGGACACGCATGGTATTTTTGTACggctaattaaattaaaaagaaagtttttATCAAAAGTTGGGCACTAGCTAGCACATATGCTTTTCACTTTTCTTCCCTTCTTTGTTTGGCGTCTACTCGAGATTCTTATCTCCATCacatcaaaaaattttatgtacGAGACTCTTACAACACTTGCTTGCCAGTACAAtataaaaaactcaattttagcctacaattttgattaaaatataacCCTTAATTAATAGAAGTAGAAGACATTTGAGTTGACAACACAATTCTTATTTATCCATTACTAATAAGCCGTCTCAAGATAACTATTAAGCCTAGCCTAATGGTTAGAATCACTTTTTCACAAGTGTTAGGAATTTCTATAAAAGTATTGTAGgagtttaatttatatttttttttctcacctCTTGAGTGAAGGTTAAAATCTCTCGAATATTAAAAAGagttaaaatctaaataatattatgaaattcctcaaatattaaaaagagttaaaatctaaataatgTTATGAAATTCCTcaaatattatgtaattataaatattaattataatatcataTAATATGTCCTATTCTGAGTAATAATCTcgtgtaattaaaaaaaaaaatcgtctCAAGGTGCATGCTTGTTAATTTCCGGTTGGATTAGACAATTAGCTGCTTGCAATTAGAGGccaaaaggagaaattaaaaaataattgcttcaAAAGTTACTTCTTGACTTCTGTATTAAGTATTGACAGCTAGTTGTGCATAATCAACACGCATCGCTTGGACCTGCTTCTTTTTAATTGCTGGCCAAATTGAGCATGGTTCATCATTATTCAAAATCTTAACATCTCAATCTCAGATTATATTGTACAATTATAGtcaaaccctaaaaaattcaaaataaaaaaaattaagaaaaagaacctTAGGAACCAAATTGCGCCAGATGGCTTCTTTTCCAACTACCTTTACCTGTTCTTCTAAatcctattaaaataataatttgggcTGTCTCTATGTCTCCAACTTTCTGTCTGctcaatattaatttacaaatgggtatttttaatggttttttttccccttcattTACCAACACAACAcatttgaaaattcaagataataaaaaatatatctcaGTCAAAGTTTGAGGCtccattatttaataaatttttcttgttaataGTTCTTCAAGAAACATgcccaaattatttaataaaatattttgttagaaATTATGGATATAAACTGTCCGAATGTTGGTGAACAAAAGCAtccaaacaaataatattgatCACCTAAGCTAAAAAAGTAAGTAATCTCAGATGCCGAGGGGGATCACATATGTAGTAATTAATACAACATTGGTTTATCACTTTATTGCTGCTTCCAGGTTTATTCTAAGGAAAATGAAACATATTACAAATAACTAATggaagtttttatttttatttagtaaattttttgcAGAATATGAATCTGAAAATTgcagaaagaaattaataaaggTTTAAGATTTAAAGATTCATGCATGTGTGGCTTTGATAAAACGGTCATGTATATAATTCACTACCAGATTCTTGTATCAATATTGAGTAAAtttgattataattatttgtaatttcaacTTGCATAAAACTCCATGAACTTACCTCCTATAATATTACTTTTCTTCataatgtaaatatttagatcgttaatttacaatatttctTTGTCTTGATCGTGTGATAATAGTAAGATAAGATTCGGTCAACTGTGTGCGTAAGCTtgagtttatttttcatttatctgTGTCAAAGGTCAAgttatgtttatatttaatataaatggaAGGATTTTTGGAAGTCAAATTAATGCATGAATATTTGTGCCGTAATAAGTTAAACAaactaattgaattttaaatggTAAGTCGTCAttgatatttttctatatCATAGATAAAGcctaagtttattttttgttatctcttatcttttttaaaatttaaatttgggtggttaattaaataaaattacttaaaaattactcaATCAAGTTCTTAAAAGCATTAAAGGCcttaaatacaaaaagaaaCCGCAATACATAAAGTTGAGGCATAAATTTGCACATAAAGTTTATAGTGCACGTACGCCAACATAAAAGGTGGGCTTctagatttttgttttgatataatattaaaaatggaCCCTCAAATTGCAtcataatttatgttatatATTGATTTAGAAGTTTTTGCATATTTTGAATCCTGTCATCTAAAGCTCCGAATGTCTTTAGTTTTATAATCAATGTAACCCATGAATGTTTGATATTTTAGCAAAATGCCTATGTacctttaaaattaaaaaaaaataaaaaataaaaacaaaacttttttGTACATATAACCACACATATTGAACATACCAAACAATTGGGCTAAAAGAATAATAGCAGGCTCTAAAAGCTTTCTCAACCCACATTGAGAAAGAACCAGGCCTTTTTCACAAAGGTCGGTCGAATAACAACATAATGAAAATGTCCAAAGCTTTTTAATACACCCACCACCAACCTTGTTTCACCAACACTCcgttattatatatataataataataattggagTTGAGTTAGAATagagtttgatttaaaagcgATCTCAATAGATCTTTCACCAATTAtgtaaacacaaaaaaatgcataatagaaaaatgatttgcCCCACCAATGAACCCTACCTCAATCCCGctaagataattttttggaataaatttatcattaatataaaattggggacaattttattattattttaactgtTATTTATTGTTGTGTAGAGTTAAGGtggaattataatatattctctatCATTACTCATGCACGATAAGTGACCGTTTGGTATGATTTATCTAATCGTCacaagtatttatttaatcctataaattatgtttaattttttgttgattttttagtagagtttttgaATATCAAGTAAGCTAGTTTGCTTCTATtagcaaaagtaaaattttggaCTTTTGGAGTAAaggttgaaaaatatttttaaaatatttaaatattctttatttaattgataattttatttcatttttttcatagtataattttaaaaagttttcctattaaaataattttataattataaataaaatttcacattGATAActaaacaactaattttttttttacaaaaactcTATTTGTAAAAATTCTATATAAATAAGTTTGATTTGAAAGGTTATATGAAACAAGCACAGACCTACTAggacaacaaattaaaaaaaataaataaataaacaaaataagagattaatttgaaatttcttaaACCATTGTTGCCTGCTTAGAATCACCATTTTTACCAGACATCGATTCAAAACCTGACCATCcaagataaaattttgaactttcccaccactaatttttaaaataagaaaaattaaaaaataaaataaaagaatgaattttacattttagCCTTTCCCACATAGTTGGAGAAAGGTGATATTTTTTGTGAGATGAATGAATCAAGTTTGGTTCCAgaaactaggggtgggcaaaatatccgacccgacccgatccgatccgaaaaATTTCGGGTTCGGATCGGCTCGGGTGGTGAACAAAACCCGATCGGGTGAAATTGTCAAAACCCGATCGGGTGAAATTGTCTCAACCCGATCGGATCcgaaaacccgatcgggttgagaaaaaaaatttggcaaatACAAATTAGTAACAgaatacaaaatacaaatacacACTCACATGAGTATACAACACAATCACTGAATCAGACAATCAGTAACTCACTTACTCACAGAATACAGAATCTACAGATCACACATCACAGAGTCACAGACTTCACAGTGTTACACTTACACAGACTCACGGATTTGCATTTTACAGTAATTCACAAAGTATTCACCTCACcgcaacaaaataattcaataattcaCAAGAACAGAACACGAGCAAAGCAAAGTCTCATTTTGGCTCACAAACCCTCACTCACTCAAACAGTCAAACACTCACCAGTCACTGCCTCACGATATCACAAACCCTCACTGTCACACACAAATCACTGAAAGTCTGAAACCAGCACTCAAGCCGTTAAGCACAAGCAGTCAACCCACACCCATTCCCGCCTCACGACCTCCGTCGCTCACCACACGCAGCAAATACACACTCACAGTTCACGGAGCTACCTTCAATCGGCCACCACACGCAGCAACCGCTGCCGAGAACGACCCGAACTGAAGCCGAAGCTGATTCGCGAAGATCGTGACTCGATCTACAGATCTGCTGCAACTAAGCTCCGGATCCAAGCCTTGAATCCTCCACTCCACCATCACTCAGTCCGATTGAAGATCCACCCGGCAAGCTGCCTCCGATCCGCTCGAGTCTCCACCATTGGCATTCACGAGTCACGCCTGTTGAGTGTTGACATCCGGCCACCACACCCTCACGGTCACGCCTCACGGTCACGGGTCACGACTCCAgtctcaaaactcaaaaggtCTCTTCACTCTCTGTTTTGGAAGTTGAAAGTTTGGATTTGGAACTTGAACTCTTGAAGCCCGAACCGAATAAGCAAATCCggcttttgaagtttgaacttGTTTAAGTGATGGTATATccgtatataatatatagttatatatgcattaatgattaattataattgttattttttatatgttatttgaGAAATGTTAATTGTAGatgttaattatatattgttaaatgttatcaataaaatgaaaataatccggcattaattttctgttacttattaataattgattttttgtatgaatagtaattttagattaaaaattaaaattaaatattatgttacaatataaattataattatatatgttatatgatatGTGTATTTGTAGAAtagtttcaacttcaacaaaaaattaaccaatttaATTGCAGTAGTTTCAAGTTTTAActtcaacaaataattaatcaatttaattaattgcatgataaCCATTAAccaataagtaaatattaagTGGTTAAGCACATATAATGTGGGCataataagaattaagaatttaagatacggatatgtaattaatattatttattttggccaatggataattagatttataaattaaataattactttaatttcttggttttcttttatggaatatgcatcttgaattcttgatcatatataaacattatggtggaaaattggaaatatcgatttcaaaaagtttcataaattaaattaacaattatttgaatcaatttgtaatactaatattaagtagattttttttaatagtctttttttgttttaatttatgaattaatgattaataattatttatttgtatgttTAGATGTCTGGACACTCAAGATCGAATTCAATGAGTGATGATGACAATCAAAGTGTTCAAATGGAAGGAACTCAAAAGGCAAAGCGGAAAAGACCAGCGATGAAGAAAAGATCTGCGACGTGGAATCATTTTACTCTGCTCGAGGACAATCCAAACAAATGCAAGTGCAACTATTGTGGTAGACAATATCAATGTCATTCAAGGCGTGATGGGATTACAAATATGAGAAATCATATACTGGCTTGCCTTGCATACAAGACATTCCGGGAACAACAAGAGGGAAGTCAACAAAACTTGACAACTGAGGGTGGGGAAGGAAATGCAAGTAATATGGTTTTGGCTAAAGGGTGGAGTCAAGACGCTTGTAGAAGGGCAGTCACCAAAATGATCATTATGGGTGAGTTGCCACTTAGTTTTGTGGATAACAAAGGGTTCAGGCATTTCTGTAGTGTAGCCATTCCACAGTTTGTTATGCCATCTCGGAGAACTGTTAGTAGGGATgttatggatttatttttggaagaaaagataatgttgaagagtttgatttgcaacaacaaacaGCGAGTGTCTCTTACCACTGATTTATGTACTTCTGTTCAAAACATGAGCTACATGGTGATCACAgctcattttattgatagtgaCTGGTGTTTGAACAGAAGGATTATTAGTTTCAGTGTGATTGAAGATCATAGAGGGAAAACGATCGGTAAAAAGATTGTAGCTTGTTTACAAGATTGGGGGATAGAGAGGTTGTTTGCAATAACTGTTGATAATGCCAGTACAAATGATGTTGCTGTTAATTATGTGACTATGCAATCACTTGGTTGGAGGAATGATGATGCAATTGTATTGGCGGTTCAGTATATGCATGTGCGTTGTTGTGCACATATTTTGAACTTGATTGTTGTTTCAGGGTTGAATGAATTGCATGCTAGTGTTGCCGCCATCCGGAATGCTGTGAAGTATGTGAGATCCTCCACAACGAGGCTACAGGCATTTAAACAGTGTGCTCAACAAGTGAAATGTCCAAATGAAACGGTTGTTTTAGATTGTCCTActaggtggaattccacctatTTAATGTTGATGACTGCGTTGAAGTTTCAGGCAGCATTTGATAGAATGGCAGAGGTGGATAAACCGTATGAGGCATATTTtcttgagaaaaaaaataacgtTAAGAGGGTGGGCCCGCCTGGACCTGAGGATTGGGAGAgtgtgttgtgcaaattttaatgtactcgcaagcgcacgaatctgttgtagtgtagatcaatggtgacgagtgtcgatcccacgaggaggtggattttaattatatatagaattaattttgtaaatgggtggttggaattatggtggaaatgatttgaaatatgctacaacttaaattaaaatgacgagaataaattctaaaattggtattgaaatggcgagaagaaattgaagagaattctattgaaatgacatacttgggtatctggatccgtatcaacatgcatcatgggctaaataatccgtattaatgccaattaaatcatgaggggggaatccacacctcatgaaccacgctctaatcaatatggtgctaagggcttattgtgccaaataataataaccttatactagagagccggtgtaaccaaggcggtatctagacaagactattattatttgtcgacgagaagtcaaaacatccacaaaaattagaggggaagagaaaataaatttaccaaattaagcccatgacacatgttgagacttcaccttcaacccaagcttgaaagtaaattagccactcatagttgaactaggggcaaaatgggaatttattaaaatacgaagaaaatacaagatggagagggaattacagaaaatggatcccaaaaatggattcagagatatcaaattaggggggggaggccccctttttatagatacatggagtaaatcatggccatcggattaaaaacagtttggacgctcaggattgcgccacgtcatcagtcaacagtccacggtttgaccacgcggatgaacagtaacacggtttgacccgactttgaacagtaacgcggtttgacccggatgaacagtaacgcggtttggttgaaaataatcctgtgtgatgcatgcaccgtacgcgagatttttcgtccactgatatgctgccacgtcaccatcaacagtacataagaattttagtccaacaggatcgtgacacctcatcagtcaatgccacatcatcggtcaatgccacgtcatcatccgtctatgtgaacagtgtcgtgaacagtaacgtatacagtaccgtacacgtgaatagtaccgtacatgtgaatagtgccatttttccttttatgctcctcctaaggttttcgaccgtcctgagttcaaaagtgatgtccgttttgccgtctgatctctcctttattgtgaaatgactataatgcccctaaaatacataaaatacttaattaaaataaaacacatgtaattaaatcacaagaaggttaaatatataaaagtaagggttgttagtaagacttaaaatgtaaaatgacggttttctcctttataaatatgcattttctaatactcaacacaccccccaaccagcttattgctagtccctagcaaataaagcgaaaacaaaattcaaattcaaaataatttttttttttttttgttttaatagaaacactcgtatttattccatcagattaatgataacactcaaataaaagtataagcattatctccagtctaaagcaacatcacacccacatcaaccatccacatgaattagcccagtagactttgttttagctactctcaagaatgacatgtcaaaccccaaaatctcactggaagtagtgacactctcacaaataaattaatcccaataaaaatagtcactccaatgaatggtaattgagagagaaaataataaagaagtgatatcacatgctctcaccaagatgaaataaatatgccctcagcttagaaataatacg
This window contains:
- the LOC127898891 gene encoding zinc finger BED domain-containing protein RICESLEEPER 2-like, with the protein product MSGHSRSNSMSDDDNQSVQMEGTQKAKRKRPAMKKRSATWNHFTLLEDNPNKCKCNYCGRQYQCHSRRDGITNMRNHILACLAYKTFREQQEGSQQNLTTEGGEGNASNMVLAKGWSQDACRRAVTKMIIMGELPLSFVDNKGFRHFCSVAIPQFVMPSRRTRVSLTTDLCTSVQNMSYMVITAHFIDSDWCLNRRIISFSVIEDHRGKTIGKKIVACLQDWGIERLFAITVDNASTNDVAVNYVTMQSLGWRNDDAIVLAVQYMHVRCCAHILNLIVVSGLNELHASVAAIRNAVKYVRSSTTRLQAFKQCAQQVKCPNETVVLDCPTRWNSTYLMLMTALKFQAAFDRMAEVDKPYESAGRIVKFLKVFYDATLLFSASLSVTSNLCYDTIGLIESSLTALEGSRDPWVVAMAYQMREKFDKYWESSGKINKMLIVASILDPRAKMDFAKHIFEIIFANDGWKVEEMTKAVKDLLNELYDAYSAMCSSSTPSMCSESAPSGSYGGTSYSPYFTNKVGLPEGPSGDGDDIFRVSRPFFGYAQKVFVQNEGKRVVSEVERYLSDPVEDPSNLKLNVLLWWKGIASLTNIGVL